From a single Pseudomonas serboccidentalis genomic region:
- a CDS encoding phenylalanine aminomutase (D-beta-phenylalanine forming): MTIQEKNFTSDSTFVLTPGTDVSLQDLIKYSRPGKQVVASQATRQRVQASREALENLVAQGAVIYGVNTGMGGFVDHLVPIEKAHELQSNLIQGVSTNVAERFPDSVARATMFARIVSLSRGNSALSLENFDRYIAIYNSGLIPEIPSKGSLGTSGDLGPLAAVARMLTGDGFAYLDGARVPAAQALEQLGLAPLHLSYKEGLALINGTSCMVAVAAMNVVEARELLEQYTSISAFSFEALQARVRPFHPDVHQLKPHLGQQKIAEAIWADLQGSELAIDDLELSSQLSALRTDQVRQEDMPIEDAYSIRCTPQILGPVLETIEFVERVVGNELNSSNDNPLITPENGQVFHNGHFHGQYIASAMDYLTISVITLCNLSDRRIDRFLTKANSNGLPSFLCAENGGLRFGLMGGQFMSASLTAENRSLATPVSIQTLTTTGDFQDVVSFGLVAARRVTEVLQNTRYVLAFELICAAQAADIRGSAKLGPKGREWHARVREHIPYLDRDVALTSYLEAIVAQVLGGHSR, from the coding sequence ATGACAATTCAGGAAAAAAACTTCACGTCGGACAGCACCTTTGTACTGACCCCCGGCACTGATGTCAGTCTCCAGGACTTGATCAAGTATTCCCGTCCCGGGAAACAGGTGGTCGCCTCGCAAGCCACCCGGCAACGGGTTCAGGCATCGCGAGAGGCCCTGGAAAATCTCGTCGCACAGGGCGCGGTGATTTATGGCGTGAACACCGGAATGGGCGGATTCGTTGATCATCTGGTGCCGATCGAGAAAGCCCACGAGCTTCAATCGAATCTGATTCAGGGTGTCTCGACCAACGTTGCCGAGCGATTCCCGGACAGTGTGGCCCGGGCAACGATGTTTGCGCGAATCGTGTCCCTGTCCCGTGGCAACTCGGCGCTCTCGCTGGAGAATTTCGACCGCTACATTGCCATCTACAACTCGGGCCTGATTCCGGAAATTCCGAGCAAGGGGTCTCTGGGTACCAGTGGCGACCTGGGGCCGCTGGCCGCTGTCGCTCGGATGCTGACCGGCGACGGCTTCGCCTACCTTGACGGTGCCCGGGTTCCGGCGGCGCAAGCGCTCGAACAGCTGGGCCTAGCGCCGCTCCATTTGAGTTACAAGGAAGGGCTGGCGCTGATCAATGGCACGTCCTGCATGGTCGCGGTCGCGGCGATGAATGTGGTTGAGGCCCGCGAACTGCTTGAACAATACACCTCGATTTCCGCCTTCTCCTTTGAAGCGTTGCAAGCTCGGGTGCGTCCTTTCCACCCTGATGTTCACCAGTTGAAACCGCACCTGGGCCAGCAAAAAATTGCCGAGGCCATCTGGGCCGATCTTCAAGGTTCGGAACTGGCGATTGACGATCTTGAACTTTCTTCGCAACTGAGCGCCCTGCGCACCGACCAGGTGCGCCAGGAAGACATGCCCATCGAAGATGCCTATTCCATTCGCTGCACGCCGCAGATTCTCGGGCCGGTGCTGGAAACCATCGAGTTCGTGGAGCGTGTGGTCGGCAACGAACTGAACTCATCAAACGACAACCCGCTGATCACCCCTGAAAACGGCCAGGTCTTTCACAATGGGCACTTTCACGGGCAGTACATCGCCTCAGCCATGGATTACCTGACGATCTCGGTCATCACCCTGTGCAATCTTTCCGATCGGCGGATCGATCGCTTCCTGACCAAAGCCAACAGCAATGGCCTGCCGTCATTCCTGTGTGCGGAAAACGGAGGCCTGCGTTTCGGCCTCATGGGTGGGCAATTCATGTCGGCATCCCTGACGGCAGAAAACCGTTCGCTGGCCACCCCCGTCTCGATCCAGACCCTGACCACCACGGGCGACTTCCAGGACGTGGTTTCGTTCGGCCTTGTCGCCGCGCGTCGTGTGACCGAAGTGCTGCAGAACACCCGTTACGTCCTGGCGTTCGAGTTGATCTGTGCAGCCCAGGCGGCCGATATCCGCGGCAGCGCCAAACTCGGGCCAAAAGGCCGTGAGTGGCATGCGCGGGTGCGTGAACATATTCCGTATCTGGATCGGGATGTGGCATTGACCAGCTATCTGGAAGCGATCGTGGCCCAGGTACTGGGGGGACACAGCCGATGA
- a CDS encoding FAD-binding oxidoreductase: protein MNALVVEKLRQLFGERLRLEQGIRQQFCQAPPGIELSPPDAVVTVRSEDDIVQVVKLCREYGVAVIPSGARSSLEGQINAPQGGVCVDCSEMNAIVEVNVTDMTATVQPGVTREQLNSHLRETGLFFSVDPGANASMGGMAATRASGTNSVRYGTMAANVKAARWVMADGSVAQIGSRAPKSAMGLDLLAIAVGSEGTLGIFSELQVRLHPVPEAIVAGVCSFDSVDNAVQTVASALGQGLSIARIELLDVTAVRACNAYSPALGLVETPHLFLEFHGDRSTVASSVELFKDCAGEYGGQVRISERLEERTTLWKARHDAWWAFHAFYKGRKGLATDVCVPLSCLSACISATAADIAASGLDAPLIGHVGDGNFHLLIMLDEGEDESAEIQAFLSRLSSRALSFGGTVSGEHGVGQGKLKWMSAQHGAALQFMGAIKSALDPDNLFNPGKMYQSLPVDAR, encoded by the coding sequence ATGAATGCGCTAGTCGTAGAGAAACTCCGTCAGTTGTTTGGCGAGCGTTTAAGGCTTGAACAAGGGATCCGGCAACAATTTTGCCAGGCACCTCCCGGTATTGAGCTGAGCCCACCCGATGCCGTGGTGACCGTGCGCAGCGAAGACGACATCGTCCAGGTCGTGAAGCTCTGTCGTGAGTACGGGGTTGCGGTGATCCCGTCGGGTGCGCGTTCATCCCTCGAAGGGCAAATCAATGCGCCACAGGGTGGCGTTTGTGTCGACTGCTCGGAAATGAACGCGATTGTCGAGGTGAACGTCACTGACATGACCGCCACGGTTCAACCGGGCGTCACCCGCGAACAACTCAACAGCCATTTGCGTGAGACCGGGCTGTTCTTTTCCGTCGACCCCGGCGCCAACGCATCCATGGGCGGGATGGCGGCAACGCGTGCCTCGGGGACCAACTCGGTGCGTTACGGGACAATGGCCGCCAATGTCAAAGCCGCTCGCTGGGTCATGGCGGACGGCTCAGTGGCGCAAATCGGCTCCCGGGCGCCCAAATCGGCCATGGGCCTGGACCTGCTGGCCATTGCGGTGGGGTCCGAGGGCACCCTGGGCATCTTCAGTGAACTGCAGGTCCGGCTGCATCCGGTGCCCGAGGCCATTGTCGCCGGGGTCTGTTCGTTCGACTCGGTGGACAACGCGGTACAGACGGTGGCCAGCGCCTTGGGCCAAGGTCTCTCGATTGCCCGGATCGAGCTGCTGGATGTCACGGCTGTGCGCGCCTGCAATGCCTATTCCCCTGCACTGGGCCTGGTAGAAACGCCGCATCTTTTTCTGGAGTTTCATGGCGACCGATCCACCGTTGCCAGCAGTGTTGAGCTGTTCAAGGACTGTGCGGGGGAATACGGCGGGCAGGTCAGGATTTCCGAACGTCTTGAAGAACGCACGACCTTGTGGAAAGCCCGACATGACGCCTGGTGGGCATTTCACGCGTTTTACAAGGGGCGCAAGGGGTTGGCCACCGATGTCTGTGTGCCGTTGTCTTGCCTGAGCGCCTGCATCAGCGCCACCGCAGCCGACATTGCCGCCTCCGGCCTCGACGCACCGCTTATCGGCCATGTCGGCGACGGTAACTTTCACCTGCTGATCATGCTCGATGAAGGTGAGGACGAAAGTGCGGAAATTCAGGCGTTCCTCAGTCGACTGTCGAGTCGCGCGTTGTCATTCGGCGGCACCGTCAGCGGCGAGCACGGGGTAGGTCAGGGAAAACTGAAGTGGATGTCGGCGCAACACGGCGCGGCGTTGCAGTTCATGGGGGCCATCAAATCGGCCCTGGACCCGGACAACCTCTTCAACCCCGGCAAGATGTATCAATCGTTACCTGTTGATGCTCGATAA
- a CDS encoding pyridoxal phosphate-dependent aminotransferase: MNSPAKGNLFATAVTESVRLHANENPLGASGLALHLCASMPTLLSEYPEVTYKSLRSAIGERWRVDPERVVVGAGSDELIDIALRSLLKPGSCIVTQQHAFKMYKIRSALLGADYSEIAPSASGDYEAALKLALENKPDVVVLVNPSNPLGDYLLPSQLLSLVALIPPSTTVIVDEAYAEFAPDRENTAGIQIVNTRENSICLRTFSKAYGIAGLRLGWAYASADLLPALQARRAPYNVSSFSALAGEYVLQDSDHLDKTAAYCQAWGQAIVSLFKAHGIEARSQYVNFVFVECGSQQRCQDLYEYLESEGFLTSRLTDYGLDTCLRISFGNQAQMTRLRDVLKPKLQTMELA, encoded by the coding sequence ATGAACTCGCCAGCAAAGGGCAATCTGTTCGCAACGGCGGTCACTGAGAGTGTCCGGCTGCACGCCAATGAAAATCCGTTGGGTGCGTCCGGCCTGGCCCTGCATCTGTGCGCGTCGATGCCGACGCTGCTCAGCGAATACCCTGAAGTCACTTACAAGTCCCTGCGCTCGGCGATCGGCGAGCGTTGGCGCGTTGATCCCGAGCGTGTGGTGGTGGGGGCTGGCTCCGATGAGCTGATCGATATTGCGTTGCGCAGCCTGTTGAAGCCGGGCAGTTGCATCGTGACGCAGCAGCACGCCTTCAAGATGTACAAAATCCGCTCGGCATTGCTGGGGGCTGACTATAGCGAGATCGCCCCGAGCGCCAGCGGCGACTATGAGGCTGCACTGAAGCTTGCCCTGGAGAACAAACCGGACGTGGTGGTGCTGGTCAATCCGTCCAATCCACTGGGTGACTATCTGTTGCCATCGCAGTTGTTATCGCTGGTTGCGCTGATTCCGCCGAGTACGACCGTCATCGTCGATGAAGCCTACGCAGAGTTTGCGCCGGACCGGGAAAACACGGCGGGCATTCAGATCGTCAACACCCGGGAAAACTCGATATGTCTGCGTACCTTTTCCAAGGCCTACGGCATTGCCGGTTTACGCCTCGGCTGGGCTTATGCGAGCGCCGATCTGCTGCCGGCACTGCAAGCGCGGCGTGCGCCGTACAACGTCAGTTCGTTTTCCGCCCTGGCCGGCGAATACGTCCTGCAGGACTCCGATCATCTGGACAAGACCGCCGCGTATTGTCAGGCATGGGGGCAGGCAATCGTCAGCCTGTTCAAGGCCCATGGCATCGAAGCCAGGAGCCAGTACGTCAACTTTGTTTTCGTCGAATGCGGCAGCCAACAACGCTGCCAGGACTTGTATGAGTATCTGGAGAGTGAGGGCTTTCTGACGTCGCGGTTGACCGACTATGGCCTGGATACGTGCCTGCGGATCTCGTTCGGAAACCAGGCCCAGATGACCCGGTTGCGCGATGTACTGAAGCCAAAACTGCAAACCATGGAGCTCGCCTGA
- a CDS encoding ATP-grasp domain-containing protein: MDHILIVGINKVSIKYVCEAIRSADFEPILSVDPSGFHGAAKKVFEGVTCIPAFSDKVALSAYLKSNPALVGMIHSITTFFDELFPVVSAIAEEFGFNAPPEVFARLSSKEFVGSLIPEHVPAETCVSLAEGDFVIPWLKPGQPNDVVLKPSVGSGAVATTLLSIAPDADPDAVIRSTILESAIDDPQDIAWIVQAHCVGDLVSLEGFAQDGRVVFLGLSRRDRVGFTEVANQFPADARIALPVRSKIETAVRDLIARSAFDNGFFHCEFIANDATAYLIDANMGRLGGASIVEQIALAYDLAPATVLQHVALLPLGLLDAPLQYKPVESCRQTLSYWYCLDHEAIVRDWELPPMASIHTPIANVGSVIQPIGTSDYAWIGMLTGYADVVAREIGLVRVLTDRGPRSPVFK; encoded by the coding sequence ATGGATCATATTTTGATAGTGGGTATTAACAAGGTCTCCATCAAGTACGTGTGCGAGGCGATCCGCAGTGCGGACTTCGAACCGATACTGTCCGTTGACCCTTCCGGTTTTCACGGCGCGGCGAAAAAGGTGTTCGAAGGGGTCACCTGCATTCCTGCCTTTAGCGACAAGGTCGCGCTGTCCGCTTACCTGAAGTCCAATCCTGCGCTGGTTGGCATGATTCACAGCATCACGACATTCTTTGACGAGTTGTTCCCGGTTGTATCCGCGATTGCTGAAGAGTTCGGCTTCAACGCGCCGCCGGAGGTGTTTGCCCGACTGTCATCCAAGGAGTTCGTCGGCAGCTTGATTCCGGAGCATGTGCCGGCCGAGACCTGTGTGTCGCTGGCCGAGGGCGACTTTGTCATTCCCTGGCTGAAACCCGGACAACCAAACGATGTGGTGCTCAAACCCTCGGTCGGCTCTGGCGCGGTGGCAACCACCCTGCTCTCGATCGCACCGGACGCGGACCCTGACGCAGTGATCCGGTCGACCATTCTGGAAAGCGCAATCGATGACCCGCAAGACATTGCCTGGATTGTCCAGGCGCATTGCGTGGGCGACCTCGTCAGTCTGGAAGGTTTTGCTCAGGACGGGCGGGTGGTTTTCCTCGGCCTGTCCAGGCGCGATCGAGTGGGATTCACGGAAGTCGCCAATCAGTTCCCGGCTGATGCCCGGATTGCCTTGCCCGTGCGTTCGAAAATCGAGACGGCGGTTCGCGACCTGATTGCCCGCTCAGCGTTTGATAACGGTTTCTTTCATTGCGAGTTCATTGCGAACGACGCCACGGCTTATCTGATCGACGCCAACATGGGACGTCTGGGGGGCGCGAGCATCGTTGAACAGATTGCGCTGGCTTATGATCTGGCGCCAGCGACGGTCCTGCAGCACGTGGCGCTGCTGCCACTGGGCTTGCTGGACGCTCCGCTTCAATACAAACCTGTCGAGTCCTGCCGCCAGACCTTGAGCTATTGGTATTGCCTGGATCACGAAGCCATCGTGCGTGACTGGGAGTTGCCGCCAATGGCCTCCATTCATACGCCAATCGCCAACGTCGGCAGCGTGATCCAGCCCATCGGCACCTCCGACTACGCCTGGATCGGCATGCTCACCGGCTATGCCGATGTCGTAGCGCGCGAGATTGGTCTGGTACGTGTCCTGACGGATCGCGGCCCTAGAAGCCCGGTATTCAAATGA
- a CDS encoding TauD/TfdA family dioxygenase, which translates to MGCNAEGTFDFVVGADADPARYFSAAAHDIRAQLLSEGAVLIRGANPCKDPEVFERAVGALGFQTRDYVGGSSPRSTIQGKVMEATRTPPDWSVILHQEMAYVKNPPQIIAFVCVEPASRGGESVVGDMRKLEQLVDRSTLEQLTDRGLKLRRTLPGEARVHLKPGVKKSWQETFSTSSTAEAEVLCRARGWDFEWSGDDLILWQDCISPMRRHPRKAADIWCNQAHFWGAAAMIEWARIDGREQDASELAKAQRNSPQLLEAMCFGDGEPLPEDLTLELFHTVRSVEQDVDLGAGDILLLDNFQYAHGRRAFSGNRTINVIIANWADGQAHVAQG; encoded by the coding sequence ATGGGCTGCAATGCAGAAGGAACATTTGATTTCGTGGTCGGCGCCGATGCCGATCCGGCACGCTATTTTTCAGCGGCGGCGCACGACATTCGGGCACAACTGCTGAGCGAAGGCGCGGTGCTCATTCGCGGTGCCAATCCGTGCAAGGATCCTGAGGTGTTCGAACGGGCGGTTGGCGCGCTGGGTTTTCAGACCCGCGATTACGTCGGTGGCAGCTCTCCACGCTCGACGATCCAGGGCAAGGTCATGGAGGCGACCCGCACCCCTCCCGACTGGTCGGTGATCCTTCATCAGGAAATGGCCTATGTAAAAAATCCACCGCAGATCATCGCCTTTGTCTGTGTCGAGCCTGCGAGTCGGGGCGGTGAATCCGTGGTCGGGGACATGCGCAAACTGGAGCAGTTGGTTGATCGTTCCACCTTGGAGCAACTGACCGATCGCGGCCTTAAATTGCGCCGGACCTTGCCCGGCGAAGCACGGGTGCATCTCAAACCCGGGGTGAAGAAAAGCTGGCAGGAGACATTCTCCACCTCCAGCACCGCCGAGGCAGAAGTGCTGTGCCGGGCGCGTGGCTGGGACTTCGAATGGAGCGGCGACGACCTGATCCTCTGGCAGGACTGTATCTCTCCGATGCGCCGGCACCCGCGCAAAGCGGCAGACATCTGGTGCAATCAAGCGCATTTCTGGGGCGCGGCCGCGATGATCGAATGGGCGCGTATCGACGGTCGTGAACAGGACGCCAGTGAACTGGCCAAGGCGCAGCGCAACAGTCCGCAATTGTTGGAAGCGATGTGTTTTGGTGACGGCGAACCCTTGCCGGAAGACCTCACCCTCGAGCTGTTCCACACCGTCAGAAGTGTTGAGCAAGATGTCGATCTGGGGGCGGGCGATATTTTACTGCTCGACAATTTCCAGTATGCGCACGGTCGGCGCGCGTTTTCGGGCAACAGGACAATCAACGTGATCATCGCCAATTGGGCCGATGGTCAGGCACACGTAGCTCAGGGATGA
- a CDS encoding amino acid permease has product MSGPHAHSGQLKRSLKNRHIQLIALGGAVGTGLFLGSAGALKLAGPSMILGYAICGLIAFMIMRQLGEMIVEEPVAGSFSHFAHKYWGGFAGFLSGWNCWMLYTLVGMSELTAVGKYAHYWWPEIPIWVSAAVFFVLINALNLINVKVFGEAEFWFAIIKVLAVIGMIAMGSYLLVSGNGGPQASVSNLWQHGGFFPHGWGGLAMSMAVIMLSFGGLEMLGFTAAEAEQPRSVIPKAINQVIYRILIFYIGVLVVLLSLMPWDSLLISLNATGDTYSGSPFVRVWSMLDSTTAAHILNFVVLTAALSVYNSGTYCNSRILLGLAEQGDAPQSLVKIDKRGVPVRSILATAAVTLIAVVMNYVIPQHALELLLSLVVATLVINWTMISLAHGKFRQHMNETRQTPLFKALWYPYGNYVCLAFMVFIVAVMLMDPVNRMAVYAIPVWIALVWICHSIKHRRSAAQNLYGEA; this is encoded by the coding sequence ATGAGCGGACCCCATGCGCACTCAGGCCAACTGAAACGCAGCCTGAAAAATCGACACATTCAATTGATCGCCCTGGGTGGGGCCGTGGGCACGGGACTGTTCCTGGGGTCGGCGGGAGCACTCAAACTGGCCGGGCCTTCGATGATCCTCGGCTACGCAATCTGCGGTTTGATCGCCTTCATGATCATGCGGCAATTGGGTGAGATGATCGTGGAAGAACCCGTTGCCGGCTCTTTCAGTCACTTCGCCCACAAATACTGGGGCGGATTCGCCGGCTTTCTGTCGGGATGGAACTGCTGGATGCTGTACACCCTGGTCGGCATGTCCGAGCTGACGGCCGTCGGCAAGTACGCGCACTACTGGTGGCCCGAGATACCGATCTGGGTATCGGCCGCCGTGTTCTTTGTGCTGATCAATGCGCTCAACCTGATCAACGTCAAAGTGTTCGGCGAAGCGGAATTCTGGTTCGCCATCATCAAGGTCCTGGCGGTGATCGGCATGATCGCCATGGGCAGTTATCTGCTGGTCAGCGGCAATGGAGGGCCACAGGCGTCGGTGAGCAATCTGTGGCAACACGGCGGTTTTTTCCCCCATGGATGGGGCGGACTGGCAATGTCCATGGCCGTTATCATGCTGTCCTTCGGCGGCCTGGAAATGCTCGGTTTTACTGCAGCCGAAGCCGAACAGCCCCGCAGCGTGATCCCCAAGGCCATCAATCAGGTGATCTACCGCATCCTGATTTTCTACATCGGCGTACTCGTCGTCTTGTTGTCATTGATGCCGTGGGACAGCCTGCTGATTTCGCTCAATGCCACGGGCGATACCTACAGTGGCAGCCCGTTCGTACGCGTGTGGTCAATGCTCGACAGCACGACCGCCGCGCACATTCTCAATTTCGTCGTCCTCACCGCCGCCCTGTCGGTCTATAACAGCGGCACTTATTGCAACAGTCGCATATTGCTCGGACTGGCCGAGCAGGGTGACGCTCCCCAAAGCCTGGTCAAGATCGACAAACGCGGCGTCCCCGTACGCTCGATCCTGGCAACGGCGGCGGTGACCTTGATCGCGGTGGTGATGAACTACGTGATCCCGCAGCATGCGCTGGAATTGCTGTTGTCGCTGGTGGTTGCGACGCTGGTGATCAACTGGACGATGATCAGCCTGGCGCATGGAAAATTTCGCCAGCACATGAACGAGACCCGGCAGACGCCCCTGTTCAAGGCGCTGTGGTATCCCTACGGCAACTATGTCTGCCTGGCCTTCATGGTGTTCATTGTGGCGGTCATGCTGATGGATCCCGTGAACCGGATGGCGGTCTACGCAATTCCGGTCTGGATTGCGTTGGTGTGGATATGCCACAGCATCAAGCATCGACGCAGTGCTGCACAAAACCTGTACGGCGAGGCCTGA
- a CDS encoding MFS transporter, with translation MIYFVRFLSSAAWSCFYPFMAIWLNAAVGLSTSAAGVVVGFAIVSNRIGALAFQGILDKVERRREIALALFCVAVAALLMLVTASMGITNVFIWVALVVVFGVSNSIATISQISYIVQYFREGEHERVLSYENVAANAGAGVAPFVASLILAGTGYWFVALPLLLGVLATASTRLIPQVARSAGGEFADRPSTLGESEASPKVVAFMAINFLTMIGYAQFYYVFPTYATERFSSELVGVLFLVASGIIIFSQVYVTSFAQRVSRLWRVIVSNLLIGAGCLLLIISSQAQAILFVVVVFIVIGEMICGPLYQAQAVKIWRGRSSVAMAVQTCVWGAAEATAAVLGLLAVANELSFMSFLLGFAACVIAAVGAWVSIALKRPLIGIDIEHRSVQVS, from the coding sequence ATGATTTACTTCGTCCGGTTTCTTTCGTCCGCCGCCTGGAGCTGTTTCTATCCGTTCATGGCCATCTGGCTCAATGCGGCTGTCGGCCTCAGTACCAGTGCGGCCGGTGTCGTTGTCGGGTTTGCGATTGTTTCAAACCGCATCGGAGCCCTGGCCTTTCAAGGCATTCTGGACAAGGTCGAGCGTCGCCGGGAAATCGCCCTGGCGTTGTTCTGTGTGGCGGTGGCGGCGCTATTGATGCTGGTCACGGCTTCGATGGGCATTACCAATGTGTTCATCTGGGTGGCGCTGGTCGTGGTGTTCGGGGTCTCCAATTCGATCGCCACGATTTCGCAGATTTCCTACATCGTTCAGTACTTTCGCGAGGGTGAGCACGAGCGCGTGCTCTCCTACGAAAATGTTGCCGCGAACGCAGGGGCCGGGGTTGCACCATTCGTGGCATCGTTGATTCTTGCCGGCACCGGATACTGGTTTGTGGCCCTGCCACTGTTGTTGGGCGTGCTTGCCACCGCGTCCACCCGACTGATTCCGCAAGTGGCGCGTAGCGCCGGCGGGGAGTTCGCCGATCGTCCCTCCACATTGGGCGAATCCGAGGCATCGCCCAAAGTGGTGGCGTTCATGGCCATCAACTTTCTGACCATGATCGGCTATGCGCAGTTTTATTACGTGTTCCCGACCTATGCCACCGAGCGCTTCTCCAGTGAACTGGTGGGCGTGCTGTTCCTGGTCGCCAGCGGGATCATCATCTTCAGTCAGGTTTACGTCACATCGTTCGCGCAGCGTGTGTCACGGCTGTGGCGAGTCATCGTTTCCAACCTGTTGATCGGCGCGGGCTGCCTGCTGTTGATCATTTCGTCGCAGGCGCAGGCGATTCTGTTTGTCGTGGTGGTGTTCATCGTGATCGGCGAGATGATCTGCGGCCCGCTGTACCAGGCGCAGGCCGTGAAGATCTGGCGCGGGCGCAGTTCCGTCGCGATGGCCGTGCAGACCTGTGTCTGGGGCGCTGCCGAGGCAACCGCCGCGGTGCTCGGCCTGCTGGCGGTGGCGAACGAACTGAGCTTCATGTCGTTCCTGTTGGGCTTTGCCGCGTGCGTGATCGCCGCCGTGGGAGCCTGGGTATCGATTGCGCTCAAACGCCCGCTTATCGGCATCGACATCGAGCACCGCTCCGTCCAGGTTTCCTGA
- a CDS encoding alanyl-tRNA editing protein — MSQTLPLFHAEPYLKQLDCQVDRLERDDAGLPFALLGKTVFYPQGGGQLGDRGVLNIPVAGEGGALRTLEIVATKKRDDQIRHYLSIDDEAFTHLQTRLIGQQATATLDWSLRYHQMRVHSAMHLIHCMLEQTLGRAIAHPVRSPLSDEGGENQYEFVGEFDEDDLRRATDALNEFCSASHDIRTEADISQGQGFRWWQCENWSIPCGGVHVRNTQEIGVVTSSMKIKKNTTRVVVTLSAEAEELG, encoded by the coding sequence ATGAGCCAGACGCTGCCCTTGTTTCACGCTGAACCGTACTTGAAGCAACTGGACTGCCAGGTCGATCGGCTTGAGCGCGACGACGCCGGCCTGCCTTTCGCACTCCTTGGCAAGACTGTGTTCTACCCCCAGGGCGGCGGGCAGCTGGGGGATCGGGGTGTGCTGAACATCCCGGTCGCCGGGGAGGGTGGGGCGCTGCGCACGCTGGAGATCGTCGCAACGAAAAAAAGGGATGACCAGATCAGGCATTACCTGAGCATTGACGACGAAGCCTTCACGCACCTGCAGACGCGGTTGATCGGCCAGCAGGCGACCGCCACGCTGGATTGGTCATTGCGATATCATCAGATGCGTGTTCATTCAGCGATGCATTTGATCCATTGCATGCTTGAGCAGACGCTCGGGCGAGCGATTGCGCATCCGGTCCGTTCGCCGTTGAGCGACGAGGGTGGGGAGAATCAATACGAGTTTGTCGGTGAGTTCGACGAAGACGATCTGAGGCGGGCGACAGACGCCTTGAATGAGTTTTGCTCTGCAAGTCATGACATTCGTACGGAAGCGGATATCAGCCAGGGACAGGGATTTCGTTGGTGGCAATGCGAAAACTGGTCAATCCCCTGTGGGGGCGTTCATGTGCGTAATACGCAAGAAATAGGTGTGGTGACTTCCAGTATGAAGATCAAGAAAAATACGACCAGAGTGGTTGTCACTCTGTCGGCAGAGGCTGAAGAGCTTGGATAG